One Helianthus annuus cultivar XRQ/B chromosome 12, HanXRQr2.0-SUNRISE, whole genome shotgun sequence genomic region harbors:
- the LOC110894927 gene encoding histone H4: MSGRGKGGKGLGKGGAKRHRKVLRDNIQGITKPAIRRLARRGGVKRISGLIYEETRGVLKIFLENVIRDAVTYTEHARRKTVTAMDVVYALKRQGRTLYGFGG; this comes from the coding sequence ATGTCTGGTCGTGGAAAGGGAGGAAAGGGGCTGGGAAAGGGAGGAGCAAAGCGTCATCGGAAAGTTCTCCGGGATAACATTCAGGGTATCACCAAACCTGCAATCAGGAGGCTCGCTAGAAGAGGCGGAGTCAAGAGAATCAGCGGTTTGATATATGAAGAGACACGTGGCGTTTTGAAGATATTTTTGGAGAATGTGATTCGTGACGCCGTTACCTACACGGAGCACGCTCGCCGGAAGACGGTGACGGCGATGGATGTTGTCTATGCTTTGAAGAGGCAAGGAAGAACTTTGTACGGTTTTGGAGGTTAA